The segment GAGAAAGGGGAATAAGATGGAAGTCGGAGATGTGACCGGGATCTACCCGATGCTGAGCGTGGAGGAGGCGCGGGCCCGAATCCTCGCCCGGATTCGCCCGTTACCGGCGGAGCCCGTCCGAATCACGGACGGGCTCGGGAGGGTGACGGCCGAGGATGTGATTGCTGGGTACGATATTCCACCGCACGCGAACACGGCGATGGACGGCTACGCCGTTCGGGCGGCGGATACCATCGGGGCGAGCCCGGATAACCCCGTCCGTCTGCGGGTGATCGCCGATCTTGCCGCCGGTTACGTCGCGGACAAGGAGGTCGTCCCGGGGACGGCGATCCGGATCATGACCGGCGCCCCGATCCCCACGGGAGCGGACGCGGTCGTCCGGTTCGAACAGACTAAGCAGGACGGGGATTACGTGGAGATCATGACCGCGGTCCCGGTCGGCAAAGACGTCCGGCCGGCAGGGGAGGACGTGCGGGCCGGGGAGACCGTCATCCCGCGGGGTACGATCCTCCGCCCACCGGAGATCGGGATGCTCGCCGCGCTCGGGTGCCGGGAGATCGCCGTCACCCGCCGCCCGCGGGTGGGGATCCTCGCCACCGGGGACGAGCTCGTCGGGATCGACGATTCCCTCACCCCGGGGAAGATCAGGAACGCGAACACCTATTCCAACGCGGCCCAGGTGCAAAGATACGGGGGGATCCCGGTGATGCTCGGGATCGCCCGCGACCGGGAACGGGAGATCGCGGAGAAGCTGCGGAAGGGCCTCGAACAGGGGGTCGATCTCCTCCTCGTCTCCGGCGGGGTGTCAGTCGGGGACTTCGACGTGGTGAAGAAGGTCCTCGCCGCCGAGGGGAGGATCGAGTTCTGGCGGGTGCGGATGAAGCCGGGAAAGCCGCTCGCGTTCGGATACCTGAACTTCAACGGAAGAGAGGTCCCGGTGATTGGGACGCCGGGGAATCCGGTGTCGACGATGGTCTCGTTCGAGATGTTCGCCCGCCCGGCGATCCTGAGCCTCCTCGGGGCACGCAACCTCGATCCGATTGTGATATGGGCCCGGCTCGCCGATGAGATCCCCCAAAAGGACTCCCGCCGCCACTACGTGCGGGTGCGGCTCGAAGACCGGGATGGAGAATACGTGGCGCACCTCACCGGGGATCAGGGCTCGGGGATCCTATCGTCGATGGTCAAGGCGGACGGCCTGGCGGTGATCCCCGAAGACTGGGACCGCGCCGATCAAGGAGCGCGGGTGCGCGTGATCCTGCTCGGGAGCCTGTGATGAAGATCAGAGTCGGTATCCTCACCGTCAGTGACCGTTCGTTCCGCGGGGAGCGGGCCGATGAGAGCGGGCCGACGATCAAGCGGCTGGTGCTTGAGCAGCTCGACGCCGTGGTGGAGGCCGAGGGGCTCGTCCCGGACGAGCGGGAAGAGATAGCGGACAAGCTCATCGAGTGGTGCGACGAGAAGAGACTCGATCTGATTCTGACAACCGGCGGGACTGGATTCGGACCACGTGACATCACCCCGGAGGCGACCAAGGATGTGATCGAGCGCGAGACGCCGGGGTTCCCCGAGGCGATGCGGATGGAGGGGTTCAGGATAACCCCGCACGCGCTCCTCTCCCGCGCCACCGCTGGGATCAGGGGGCGGACGTTGATCATCAACCTGCCCGGGAGTCCGAAGGCGGTGGCGGAGGGATTGGAGGTCATCCTTCCCGCCCTTCCCCACGCGGTCGAGACCGTACGCGGCGGCGGCTCCGACCATCGCTTCCACCCGCATACTTGACAATTCGATCCGCCGCTGCTACAGTAGGGGCATCTCAAATTGTGGAGGTGGTCGTCATGCAGACGATCTCGTGCAGTAGAGGAACCGGCTTCACCCGTATCATCCTTTCCGTCCACTTCCACGCCCATCACGCCCCGGTCCGGGGCCATCTAAGCTAAACCCATTTCAGACTTTTCTTTCTTGCGCTGTCTCGGTCCGATTGGATCGTAGGCAAAACTATAACTTAATAACTTAGGAGGTTAGTATGCTTATTCAGCGCTTTGTGCTGGTTGCGGTATTGGTGATGGGCGTATGCGTAGCGGGATTCGGCGGGGACAAGCCGGTGTACGTTGACGGAATCGACGCGGCGTTTCCCCCGTTCTCGTACATCGATAAGAACGGGAACCCGACCGGGTTCGACGTGGAGGCCATCCAATGGATCGCCAACGAGATGGGGTTCGAGGTGAAGATCGTGCCGGTCGATTGGGACGCGATCATCCCGACGCTGAAGGCAGGGAACATCGACCTGATCGCCTCCGGGATGACGATCACCCCGGAGAGGCAAAAGCAGGTCGATTTCACCGACCCATACTGGCGGATCAACCTCGCGGTCGTGGTGCGAGAGGTAAAAGGGGATGATGGCGCTCTCGTCCCCCAGTACAACATCTTCTCCGCCGTCGCCCCCGGGCGGACGATCGGGGTGCAGCGCGGGACCACGTCGCAGGACTGGCTGACCGAGAACCTGATCGACGCCGGGGTCGGCATCAAGCTCAAGCTGTACGACAACTTCCTCCTCGCGTTGGAGGATCTCCTCATCGGTCGGATCGACGCTGTGGTGATGGACGAGCCGACGGCGCGGTCCGCGATCGCCGGGAAGAGAGCCGCGGTAGTGGGGACGATCGAGACCGGCGAGATCTACGGCTACGCCGTGCGGAAGGGGGACACGAAGCTCCTCTCCCTCCTGAACGAGGGACTGCGCCGGCTCAAGGCGTCCCCGGAGTGGGACAAGTTGGTGCAGAAGTGGTTGATCGGCGGGTGATCCGCCTGCGGGCGGGAGGGAGGAGATTCCTCCCCCCGCCCACTTCACGATGGATCTCAATATCCTGCAACTGATCCGTGACTCCCTCCCTGCCCTCCTGCGCGGGGCGCGGGTGACGGCGGAACTGGTCGGAGCCTGCCTCGGGATCGGGTTTGGGATCGGCGTTCCCCTCGCGCTCCTTCACGTCTACGGCCCACGCTGGTCCCGCCCGGTGCTCGCGGTCTACGATCGGGTCTTCCGCGGGTTTCCGGCGTTGGTCCTCCTCTTCCTCTTCTACTTCGGGATCGGGAGCTTCCCTGGTGTTCACCTCTCCCCCACCCTCGCCGTCCTCCTCGCGCTTGGGCTGCGGAGCGGCGCCTACCAATCCCAGATCTATCGTGGCAGTCTGCTTGCGGTGGCACGGGGGCAGGTGGAGGCAGCACGGGCCATCGGACTCACTGGAGGACAGGCGGTGCGCTACATCGTCATCCCCCAAGCGGCCTACTTCTCCCTTCCCGGTCTTGCCAACGAGTACTCGATCCTGCTCAAGGACACCGCCTTGGCGTTTGTTGTAGGGGTGGTGGAGCTCTTCACCCAGGGGAAGTTCATCGCCGTGCGCACCTACGCCGTCCTCCCGATCTACGGGACGGTGGGAGCGATCTACCTCTTTCTCACCTACGGCGGGATCCTCGTCTTCCGCGGGGCGGAACGGGCGATCCGCATCCCGGGGATGAGTGGAGCACGCCGCAGGAGGCCGGAGTGAACGAAATCGTGCGCTTCTTCCCCCAGCTCCTCTCCGGGCTGGGGGTCACCATGGAGCTGGTCGTCACCGCCGCTCCGGCCGGGTTCTTGATCGGAATCTGCGTCGCCTTGGCGGAAGTCTACGGCGGCCCGTTGCTCGCCCCGTTTGCCTACACTTACCAGATACTCTTCCGCGGGACGCCCCTCCTGCTGCAGCTGTTTGTCATCTATTACGGGCTGCCCCATGCGGGGATCGTCCTCTCTCCGCTCGCGGCCGCGATCGCCGGGTTCAGCCTGTGCAGCGGTGCGTATCACTCCGAGTACATGCGCGGGGCGCTCTTGTCCATCCCGCACGGGCAGTGGGAGGCGGCACGCGCGCTCGGGATGGGACGGCTCAAGACGATCGCGTTCGTCATCATCCCCCAGATGGTGCGCCGCGCCCTCCCCGGCTCGACGAACGAGTTCATCTACCTGATCAAGTACTCCTCCCTCGCCTACCTCGTCACGGTGATCGAGCTCACCGGGGAGGGGAGGTTGATCGCCTACAAGACGTTCCGGTTCTTCGACGCGTTCCTGGTCGTGGGGCTGATCTACCTCGGGCTCGTCTCGCTCGCAGCGCGCGGGCTGGAGGCGATTGAGCACAAGCTGGAGATTCCCTCTGCCTGAACGGAACGGCCGGGTGGAGACCCACCCGGCCGCGGAAAGTCAGCTCGTGCGCACCAATCGACCAGCGAGATAGGCGGTGTATGCCGCCATGTCGAAGTGGCCGTGACCGGAGAAGCCGATCAGGATCACCCGTTTCTCGTCGCGGCGGGCCGCATCGCGGGCGAGCTCCATCGCCGCGTGCACCGCGTGCGCCGTCTCCGGGGCGGGGATGATCCCCTCGAGCCGCGCAAACGTGACCGCGTCGCTGAACACGTCCACCTGGTCGTACGCCACCGGACGGATGAGCCCGTCCTCCACCAACCGGGTGATGATCGGGGCCATCCCGTGGTAGCGGAGCCCGCCGGCGTGGATCGGAGGCGGGACGAACTCATGCCCGAGGGTGTGCATCCGCAGCATGGGCGTCATCTTGGCGGTGTCGCCGTAATCGTAGCGAACCTCCCCCTTGGTGATCGTCGGGCAGGCGGTCGGCTCGACGGCGACGAACTCCACCTTTCGCCCACGTTTTTGAGAATCGTACAGGAAGGGAAGCATCAATCCGCCGAAGTTCGATCCTCCGCCGACGCAGCCGACGACTGCATCCGGATATTCGCCGGCCTGTTCCATCTGGGCGAGCGCCTCCTGCCCGATCACCGTCTGGTGAAGGAGCACGTGGTTGAGGACGCTCCCGAGCGAGTACTTCGCCCCGGTCGCCATCGCCTCCTCGATCGCCTCGGAGATCGCGATCCCGAGCGAGCCTGGGGAATCCGGATCCTTCTCCAGCACCGCTCGTCCGGCGTTCGTTCGGTCGGACGGGGACGGGACGATCTGACCACCGTAGGTCTCGATCATCGCCTTCCGGTACGGCTTCTGATCGTAGGAGATCCTGACCATGAACACGGTCAGATCGATCCCGAGTGCCTGGCAGGCGAACGCCAGGGCGCTCCCCCATTGCCCGGCCCCGGTCTCGGTGGTGAGGCGCTTCGTCCCCTCGACCTTGTTGTAGTACGCCTGGGCGACCGCGGTGTTCGTCTTGTGGGAGCCGGTCGGACTCGCTCCCTCGTACTTGTAGTAGATGTGAGCCGGGGTGGCGAGTGCCCGCTCCAGGTTCAGCGCCCGATAGACCGGGGTCGGCCGCCACAGCCGGTAGATCTCCTGCACCTCAGCCGGGATGTCGATGAACCGATCGGTCGCTACCTCCTGCTCCACGCACGTCTTGGCAAAGAGCGCGGTGAGCGCCTCGGGCGAGAG is part of the Candidatus Bipolaricaulota bacterium genome and harbors:
- a CDS encoding molybdopterin molybdotransferase MoeA; translation: MLSVEEARARILARIRPLPAEPVRITDGLGRVTAEDVIAGYDIPPHANTAMDGYAVRAADTIGASPDNPVRLRVIADLAAGYVADKEVVPGTAIRIMTGAPIPTGADAVVRFEQTKQDGDYVEIMTAVPVGKDVRPAGEDVRAGETVIPRGTILRPPEIGMLAALGCREIAVTRRPRVGILATGDELVGIDDSLTPGKIRNANTYSNAAQVQRYGGIPVMLGIARDREREIAEKLRKGLEQGVDLLLVSGGVSVGDFDVVKKVLAAEGRIEFWRVRMKPGKPLAFGYLNFNGREVPVIGTPGNPVSTMVSFEMFARPAILSLLGARNLDPIVIWARLADEIPQKDSRRHYVRVRLEDRDGEYVAHLTGDQGSGILSSMVKADGLAVIPEDWDRADQGARVRVILLGSL
- the mog gene encoding molybdopterin adenylyltransferase, whose amino-acid sequence is MKIRVGILTVSDRSFRGERADESGPTIKRLVLEQLDAVVEAEGLVPDEREEIADKLIEWCDEKRLDLILTTGGTGFGPRDITPEATKDVIERETPGFPEAMRMEGFRITPHALLSRATAGIRGRTLIINLPGSPKAVAEGLEVILPALPHAVETVRGGGSDHRFHPHT
- a CDS encoding basic amino acid ABC transporter substrate-binding protein; its protein translation is MLIQRFVLVAVLVMGVCVAGFGGDKPVYVDGIDAAFPPFSYIDKNGNPTGFDVEAIQWIANEMGFEVKIVPVDWDAIIPTLKAGNIDLIASGMTITPERQKQVDFTDPYWRINLAVVVREVKGDDGALVPQYNIFSAVAPGRTIGVQRGTTSQDWLTENLIDAGVGIKLKLYDNFLLALEDLLIGRIDAVVMDEPTARSAIAGKRAAVVGTIETGEIYGYAVRKGDTKLLSLLNEGLRRLKASPEWDKLVQKWLIGG
- a CDS encoding amino acid ABC transporter permease, translating into MDLNILQLIRDSLPALLRGARVTAELVGACLGIGFGIGVPLALLHVYGPRWSRPVLAVYDRVFRGFPALVLLFLFYFGIGSFPGVHLSPTLAVLLALGLRSGAYQSQIYRGSLLAVARGQVEAARAIGLTGGQAVRYIVIPQAAYFSLPGLANEYSILLKDTALAFVVGVVELFTQGKFIAVRTYAVLPIYGTVGAIYLFLTYGGILVFRGAERAIRIPGMSGARRRRPE
- a CDS encoding amino acid ABC transporter permease, producing the protein MELVVTAAPAGFLIGICVALAEVYGGPLLAPFAYTYQILFRGTPLLLQLFVIYYGLPHAGIVLSPLAAAIAGFSLCSGAYHSEYMRGALLSIPHGQWEAARALGMGRLKTIAFVIIPQMVRRALPGSTNEFIYLIKYSSLAYLVTVIELTGEGRLIAYKTFRFFDAFLVVGLIYLGLVSLAARGLEAIEHKLEIPSA
- a CDS encoding TrpB-like pyridoxal phosphate-dependent enzyme — translated: MQRIFNLDQHELPTRWYNVLADLDRPLDPPLDPRTQEPLSPEALTALFAKTCVEQEVATDRFIDIPAEVQEIYRLWRPTPVYRALNLERALATPAHIYYKYEGASPTGSHKTNTAVAQAYYNKVEGTKRLTTETGAGQWGSALAFACQALGIDLTVFMVRISYDQKPYRKAMIETYGGQIVPSPSDRTNAGRAVLEKDPDSPGSLGIAISEAIEEAMATGAKYSLGSVLNHVLLHQTVIGQEALAQMEQAGEYPDAVVGCVGGGSNFGGLMLPFLYDSQKRGRKVEFVAVEPTACPTITKGEVRYDYGDTAKMTPMLRMHTLGHEFVPPPIHAGGLRYHGMAPIITRLVEDGLIRPVAYDQVDVFSDAVTFARLEGIIPAPETAHAVHAAMELARDAARRDEKRVILIGFSGHGHFDMAAYTAYLAGRLVRTS